The Trueperaceae bacterium genomic interval CATCCACCCTGAAGTGGATCCGAGCGCTCGAAGCGTCCTGCACGTCGGCCGTAACTCGGCTGGCGGACTTGTTCATCGCGGCGATCACGTCTAGCACATCTTTCAGCAGCCCTGGCCTGTCGACAGCGATGACCTCGAAGTCGACCGGGAACACCTCGCCGGAGGGGGCGTCCCACGTCACGTGGATGAACCTCTCCCCTTGCTGGTTCATCAAGTGCTTCACGTTGGGGCAGTCGACGCGGTGGACCGTTACTCCTCGGCCACGGGTGATATAGCCGATGACCTCGTCGCCGCGCACCGGGGAACAACATTGTGCGAGCTTGGCCGGTGAGTCGAGCCCCTCGACCAGCACGCCGGAGATGCTCTTGCCCGGCACCTCCGCCGGCCGGGACGGCTCCTGCCTGGAGACCTTCTCGGGGGCCAGGAACTCGAGCACCTGTCTCGCTTGAAGTCTCTTGGCAGCCAATGCCAGATAGAGGTCATCAACGGAATCTCCGTCGATCAACCGGTTCGTGGCCTGCTCCAGCTTGGCTTTCGTCGCGTAGGTGCCCATGGGCATCTGCCGCCTCTTAAGAGCCCTCTCGAGCGTCTTGCGGCCGGCCTCGAGCTGGCCCGCCCGCTCTTGCTGTCGGAAGTAGTGGCGGATCTTCTGCTTCGCGCTCCTGGTGACAGCGAGATTGAGCCAGTCGGGTGAGGGCCCGTACTGAGCCGAGCGGTTGGTGAGGATCTCGACCCGGTCGCCTGTCTGCAAGCGGTAGGAGAGCGGCACGATCTCGCCGTTCACCCGCGCCCCGATGCACCTGTGACCTACCTCTGTGTGGACCTGGTAGGCGAAGTCGATCGGAGTCGAGCCTCGAGGCAGGTTCAGCACGTCTCCGGCAGGCGTGAAGACGAGGACGCGCTCCGAAAGCAAGTCGCTTTTGACGGCGTCCACGAAGGCGTCGGCGCTTTCGGTGGTGTCGTCGACGTCGAGCAGCTGCTGCATCCACTCGAGGCGCTGCTTGATCTCCTCGGTGTCCTCGATCCCCTGCTTGTAAGCCCAGTGCGCGGCGACGCCGAACTCGGCGACCTCGTGCATGCGGCGCGTGCGTATCTGCACCTCGATCGGCTGACCCAGGAGCCCGATGACCGTCGTGTGGAGCGACTGGTAGCCGTTGTGCTTGGGAACGGCGACGTAATCCTTGAAGCGCCCCGGGATCGGAGTCCAGAGGCTATGTACTATGCCCAGTGCCCGGTAGCACACTGCCTTCTCCTGATCCTCGCGGGAGAGGTCGGAGCCGTTCGACGGCTCGATGATGGCTCTGATCGCCATCAGGTCGAAGATCTGGTCGAGGTTCTTGCCGTCGCGCTGCATCTTCCGGTAGATGCTGTAGAGGTGCTTGCTGCGGCCTCCGAGCTCGAAGCACAGGCCGTCGGCGCGCATCTTCTGCTCGAGCAGTTTTATCGATTCCTGGACGTAGGCCTCGCGCTCGGCGTGGCGCATCCGCACCTGGCGCTGCAACTGCCTATAACGGTCGGGCTCCAGATAAGAGAACGCCAGGTCCTCTAGCTCGTTCTTTATATGGTTGATACCGAGCCGGTGTGCGAGCGGCGCGAAGATCTCCTGGGTCTCGCGCGAGATCCGTTGCTGCTTCTCGGGGGAGAGACTGGAGAGGGTGCGCATGTTGTGAAGCCTGTCGGCCAGCTTGACCAGGATGATGCGAACGTCGCCGATCATCGCGAGCAGCATCTGCCTCAGGTTCTCGGCCTGCTCATCCTCGTAGACGCGAACTGCCAGCTTCGAGATCTTGGTCTCGCCTTCGACTATGCGCCGCACGGTGGCGCCGAACTCCTGCTCGATCTGCTCGAAGGTGACCTCTGTGTCCTCGACGGTGTCGTGGAGGAGGCCCGCGATGAGGGCGTCGGCGTCGAGTCGCATCTCGGCGAGGAGGGCCGTCACCGCCACGGGGTGCACGATGTAAGGCTCGCCCGACTTGCGCATCATGCCGCGATGCGCCCGTTCGGCCACCTCGTACGCAGCGTTGACGCGCGCCTTGTCGGCTTCAGATAGGTAGTCGATGCTGGAGGCGAGACTAGTGGTCAGGGCTTCCATCTAGACCTCGTACTGTACCACCCAGACGCGATTTTCCCCGATAGTGACGTAACCCCGGGATCGGAAGGTGATGTGACGGTTAAGGCCAGCAGAGATGCAACTCACCGGCAGAGGTACGTTCACTTGGGAACGACCTGTCGCGAGAGGAGGTAGAGGCCGGCCGCGCCCAGCACTATGTTAGCGAGCCAGACGCCCAACCACACCGGCAGCTCGCCTGTCTGTCCCAGAAGCTGGCCCAGCGTGAGCAGCAGGTACCAGGCAAGGGTCACCACCAACGAGAGGCCGAAGGCGACGCTGCGGCTGCGGGCGTAGGTGAGCGAGAGCGGTAGGGCAACCAGGAGGAGGACGAGGCTCGCGAAAGGTTCGGCCAGCATCCGGTGGAAGAGCACCGCCGCGCTGCGCTGCTCCCGGACGGGGAGCGCCCCGTCATTCGCGTCCGCGTAGACCTCGCTGATGGAGCGCGGGTCTATGAACCCGCCCTGGCTGAAGCGGGTGACGAGCTCGTCCGCCCCGCTCTCCATCGTGAGCAGCAGGCTGCTGTCGGGATCAGCGGCGCGACCCGAAGCCCTTACTAGCTCCTGGAGCGTTTCGGACGGTTCGGCGGCGTTCGAACCGGATTCGATCGCCGAGAGGTCGAGGGCGAGAGTGCGGTAACCGTACAGCCGCAGCCCGCTCTCCACGAACTCGGCGCGATCCGCGAAGATCAGTCCGACCTGGCGGTCGTCCCAACGTTCGATCCGCACGTCGAAGATCTCCTCGGTTTGCCGGTCCACCCGCTCGAAGTTGAGGGTGAAGCCCTCGACCGGTAGGCTCTGACCTGCGAGCCGGAAGAGACCACTCCCCCCGGCCGTCATCTCCCAGTAGAGACTGCCCACTCGCGCGTTGGTAACCGGCAGCACCCACTGGTTGAGAGACAGGGCCGCGAGGGTTGCGATCAACCCCAGTACCACGAACACACGGCTGATGCGCCCAAGCGGGACGGCACCGGCCTGCATGGCCAGCAGTTCGTTGTCGGTCGCCAGCCGACCGAACGCCAGGAGCACCGCAAGAACGACGGCGATGGGCAGGGTCTGGACGATCGCCAGCGGGTACTGGAGCCCCAGCCACACGGCCACGTCCGCGATCGGCGCACCGACCAGCCACTGGAGCCGTGAGAGCGTCGCGCTCACGACGGCCAGCGTGCTGTAGAGGACCAGTCCGAACAGCAGCGGCGGCAGGCTCTCGGCCAACAGGTAGCGATCGACTCTCTTCACGACAAAACGGGCCTGATGCGGCCCGGTGGGCCACTATACCGTGAGGTTCGGCGACTCGCGTACCTGGCTCCAGCGGTCCTGAAACCCTCAGTGCTCCAGCGCCAGGCCGAACGAGGTCGAGAAGACGCCCTCCTGTTGACGGTAGCCGAGTCTGACCGTCCCGCAGCAGGAGGCCCAGGTGATGTTGATGCCGTGCCCGGAGACCCTGGGCAACTCGCTGTGCTCGATGAGCGGCACGAAGTCCAGAGCCAGGAAGGGGGTGATCGTGCTGTTGTCGAACTCGATGGGCACCGCGGCACTTACCTCGAGCAGTCCGAGGCCTCGCTCGTCAGGTCGCAGGTCGTAGCGGAAGCGGCTGCCCGCCTCCCACTCACCTTGGACGGCCCTCGCACTCGCCGCGAAGTAGCCGTCGCGGTCGCCACCCGGATCCGGATCGAGCAGGCCCGCCAGTTCTATCCTGCTCTCGAACGTTATCGACCAGAGTCCCGCCGGGTAGCTGACACCGAACCCGGCTCCCAGCACCTCCAGGCCGCCGGGATCGCTTTCGGCCGACCTGAGGAGGTCGTAGGTGAAGTCGATGTCGAAGCGGCCGTCCGCTCCGCCGGCCAGCCTTCCGGCAACGACGATTGCTGCGTCCAGGCGGCTCGAAGGGGTAAGGCGATCGAGTTTGGCGCTGAAGGGTGACCCGGAATCGGTCCACAACCTGTTCCAGCTGACCGAAACGGTGAACGGCGACCGACTGTAGCTCCAGCTGGGCCGCAACGATACGCCGTACTGGCTCGTCCCCAAGGCCGGATAGGTGGTGCTCTCCCCTTCCAGCGCCAGTGCCAGCGTTCCCGCCCCATCGAGGCTCGTCTGGGCCCTTACGCCGCCCCTGACGCCCAGCCTGGGCGACAGCACGCTGCGACCCGAGATGGTCTGCGAGCTGGCAGCCGAGAACGCCGCCCCGTGCCAATCGAGCTGCTGTCCCGAGCCGAAGACGAACGGACCCGGCGCCGCCCGAAGCGAGACCACTCCCTCGTGCAGGAAGTCGCTCTCGGGGTAGTGGCGGTTGCGTACCGAGAAGACGGCCTCGACTGCGGGCGAGATCTCGCGCACCAGTTCGAAGTCGGCCTGCGGGCCACTCCGGGCGCGTCCGACGCTGAAGCTCGCCCCCTCCTCCCGGTAGTGCATGAGAGCGTAGGCGAGGAGCGGAGTGAAAGGATCGAGGCCGAGGATCCCCATCTCGAGCGAGAAACCCTCCTCGAGCTCCAGTTCAGGGATCACCACGCCCAAGCCAGTACCCTGGTTCGGTTTGTACTCGAGGGTCACCGGCGGCGACAGCTCGTCGATCTCGTCGCTGCTCAGTTCGACCCGTTCGGCCAACGGCACGCTGATGCCTGCCAGCTCCAGCTCACCATCCTCGATGGCTATCACCTGGGCCTGCAGGTCGAGACTCGCGGAGCCACCGCTCACCGTGTAGAACGGTTCGCCCGGGCAGGTGCAGGTGGTGACGGTGACACCCCGTAACGACACCAGGTCACCCGTCAGCAGCGCCTCCTCTGCCGCCAACCTGAAGCTGTCTCCCAACACCCGAACGTCTACCGCCCTGGGGGTGCCGGCCGCCGCCTCGATGGCCAGCACGCCGGCGCTCCCCATGACTCCGCTGCCACTGAAGGTAACGTCGGTCAGTTCCAGTACCTCGCCGTCCGATTCGAGCAGCTCGGCCTCGACCCGCCAGCCGTCGAATAGGAGGGTGGCATCGGCTATCTCGGCCCGCAGCTCGTCATCGGAGCGAAGGCCGGCCAAAGTCGCACGGTCGGCGGTGATGGTCCACCTCCCGCCTTCCCCGACGATGCAGACACTGCCGCTGAGCTCGGCAGCGGTCCCCGCGGGGTCCGTTTCGAACTGCTGGAAGTGAGCGGTCCCGAAGCCGGCGATGCTGAGCGTGACGGGATCGTTGGACAGGTCGCACTGCGCCGAGGCGAGGGCCGTGACGCAGAAGAGAAGTAGTGCCCCCACGACCTGACGGTAGCGGCGGGAGGCGTCGTCCAGGCACCGCTTCGTCACGTCGGGAGGTCAGGGTTGCGAGTTCTGGTCGGCAACCTCGCTCTCCTCGGTATCGCCCAGGTACCGCTCGAGGCGCTGCTGCACTTCGCGGGTCACGCTGCTCGAGGCGACCAGGCCGCCCTCCTCCGTTGGCGTCAGCGCGAGCAGGGCGCCTTCGCGCTCCGAACTCAGTTCGAACAGGGCGTCCTGGTACCGGTAGGGCGCGGCGAGCACGAGAACTCCCGAGGTGCCGTCGAAGTAGGCGCTCGCCGCCTCGAACTCGGCTCCTACCCCGGTCACTGGTCCCTCGAAGCTCACGACGCCGTCATCCGGGTAGTAGTGGAGCGCCCCCGCCGCGAGCCCCAGGTCGTCGCGCTCGTAGCGCACCTGGCCGCTGGCATCCAGCCGTCCCGCGGCGAGGTCGATACGTACCTCGTCTGCGTGCGCTGTACCGAACTCGCCCGTGACCTCTACGTCCTTGGCGTCCACGAACTCGCCTTCCCGGTAACTGATCCACTCGGCGGTGAGGGTGATGCCATGCTCCCGGTCGACTATCTCGCCGCCCTCGGGCAGAGTCGTGACGCCGGTGAAGATGTCGAAGACCTGTTCGCCGTGCGCGATGACGGTGAGCCCGGCGAAGGCTTCCTCCTCGAGGGGGGCAGAGTTGGCTTGCGGTTGGGCGGAGAACCCGACCGGTGCCAGGAGCAGTAGGAGCAGG includes:
- a CDS encoding bifunctional (p)ppGpp synthetase/guanosine-3',5'-bis(diphosphate) 3'-pyrophosphohydrolase — its product is MEALTTSLASSIDYLSEADKARVNAAYEVAERAHRGMMRKSGEPYIVHPVAVTALLAEMRLDADALIAGLLHDTVEDTEVTFEQIEQEFGATVRRIVEGETKISKLAVRVYEDEQAENLRQMLLAMIGDVRIILVKLADRLHNMRTLSSLSPEKQQRISRETQEIFAPLAHRLGINHIKNELEDLAFSYLEPDRYRQLQRQVRMRHAEREAYVQESIKLLEQKMRADGLCFELGGRSKHLYSIYRKMQRDGKNLDQIFDLMAIRAIIEPSNGSDLSREDQEKAVCYRALGIVHSLWTPIPGRFKDYVAVPKHNGYQSLHTTVIGLLGQPIEVQIRTRRMHEVAEFGVAAHWAYKQGIEDTEEIKQRLEWMQQLLDVDDTTESADAFVDAVKSDLLSERVLVFTPAGDVLNLPRGSTPIDFAYQVHTEVGHRCIGARVNGEIVPLSYRLQTGDRVEILTNRSAQYGPSPDWLNLAVTRSAKQKIRHYFRQQERAGQLEAGRKTLERALKRRQMPMGTYATKAKLEQATNRLIDGDSVDDLYLALAAKRLQARQVLEFLAPEKVSRQEPSRPAEVPGKSISGVLVEGLDSPAKLAQCCSPVRGDEVIGYITRGRGVTVHRVDCPNVKHLMNQQGERFIHVTWDAPSGEVFPVDFEVIAVDRPGLLKDVLDVIAAMNKSASRVTADVQDASSARIHFRVDVKDQTEIDFIKENVRRIADVTRIYRSKPGLKA
- a CDS encoding LptF/LptG family permease, with translation MKRVDRYLLAESLPPLLFGLVLYSTLAVVSATLSRLQWLVGAPIADVAVWLGLQYPLAIVQTLPIAVVLAVLLAFGRLATDNELLAMQAGAVPLGRISRVFVVLGLIATLAALSLNQWVLPVTNARVGSLYWEMTAGGSGLFRLAGQSLPVEGFTLNFERVDRQTEEIFDVRIERWDDRQVGLIFADRAEFVESGLRLYGYRTLALDLSAIESGSNAAEPSETLQELVRASGRAADPDSSLLLTMESGADELVTRFSQGGFIDPRSISEVYADANDGALPVREQRSAAVLFHRMLAEPFASLVLLLVALPLSLTYARSRSVAFGLSLVVTLAWYLLLTLGQLLGQTGELPVWLGVWLANIVLGAAGLYLLSRQVVPK